A region from the Brachyspira hampsonii genome encodes:
- a CDS encoding alpha-glucoside-specific PTS transporter subunit IIBC → MFANIDLRASFQKFGAAMFVPVLLFSFSGLVVGLTIIFKDQSIVGNLANPDGVFYKLIFIIEEGAWTIFRNMPLFFCLGIPIGLSKMAPERAILATLICYLSYNYFIAAILNFWGPQFGVDFTQEAGGVSGLTLIAGIKTLDTSIIGAIFIGVVITIIHNRFYETKLPDYLGVFQGTSFVHIIGFFVVLVLAFLTCLIWPKIQSLIASMQNFLANAGGAGVFIYTFLERILIPTGLHHFIYGPFIYGPAVVPEGIEPYWISHVSEFSNMLEPLKQLFPEGGFALHGNSKVFGAPGLALAIYFCADKENREKMAALLIPVTLTSILVGITEPLEFTFLFISPFLFLVHSILAASLATVLYVVGGVVGNYGAGLIGFITQNWIFAMKNHSSMVVAHIVIGLIFTAIWFFVFRFLILKFNIPTPGRGESKTKLYTKKDYKEREAKKSSFEEQAAIYLEALGGRGNIEHVTNCATRLRVTVKDVNLVKDADDFKVAGAHGLVKKGNAIQIIVGLSVPQVKAKFEELLKTSE, encoded by the coding sequence ATGTTTGCGAATATTGATTTAAGGGCTAGTTTCCAAAAGTTTGGGGCGGCTATGTTTGTACCGGTATTACTTTTTTCTTTTTCCGGTTTGGTTGTAGGATTAACCATTATTTTTAAGGATCAGTCTATAGTAGGAAATCTAGCTAATCCTGATGGTGTATTCTACAAATTAATATTTATAATAGAAGAAGGTGCATGGACTATATTCAGAAATATGCCTTTATTTTTCTGTTTGGGTATTCCAATAGGTCTTTCAAAAATGGCACCTGAAAGAGCAATATTAGCAACTTTGATATGTTACTTATCATATAATTATTTTATAGCTGCTATACTTAATTTTTGGGGTCCTCAGTTTGGAGTTGATTTCACTCAGGAAGCAGGCGGCGTAAGCGGTTTAACTTTGATAGCAGGTATTAAAACTTTAGATACAAGCATCATAGGTGCAATATTTATAGGAGTAGTTATTACTATTATTCATAATAGATTTTATGAAACAAAACTTCCTGATTATTTGGGAGTATTTCAAGGAACATCTTTTGTACATATTATAGGTTTCTTTGTTGTATTAGTTTTGGCATTCTTAACTTGCTTGATATGGCCTAAAATACAGTCTTTAATAGCTTCAATGCAGAATTTCTTGGCAAATGCAGGTGGTGCCGGAGTATTTATATATACTTTCTTAGAAAGAATATTAATACCTACAGGACTTCACCATTTCATTTACGGACCTTTCATTTACGGACCTGCAGTTGTACCTGAAGGTATAGAACCATATTGGATAAGCCATGTTTCTGAGTTTTCAAATATGCTGGAGCCTCTTAAACAGTTATTCCCAGAAGGCGGATTTGCTTTGCATGGAAACTCTAAAGTATTCGGTGCTCCAGGACTTGCTTTAGCTATTTATTTCTGTGCTGATAAAGAGAATCGTGAGAAGATGGCTGCTTTGCTTATACCTGTAACATTAACATCAATACTTGTTGGTATTACTGAGCCTTTAGAGTTTACATTCTTGTTTATATCTCCTTTCTTATTCTTGGTGCATTCTATTTTGGCTGCCAGTTTAGCTACAGTATTGTATGTAGTTGGCGGAGTAGTAGGAAACTATGGGGCAGGATTAATAGGTTTTATAACACAAAACTGGATATTTGCTATGAAGAATCATTCATCTATGGTTGTAGCACATATTGTTATAGGACTTATATTCACAGCTATATGGTTCTTTGTATTTAGATTTTTAATATTGAAATTTAATATTCCTACTCCGGGAAGAGGCGAAAGTAAGACTAAGCTATATACTAAAAAAGATTATAAAGAAAGAGAAGCCAAAAAATCAAGTTTTGAAGAGCAGGCTGCAATTTATTTAGAGGCTTTAGGAGGAAGAGGAAATATAGAGCATGTTACTAATTGTGCTACTAGATTGAGAGTAACTGTTAAAGATGTTAATCTTGTAAAAGATGCTGATGATTTCAAGGTTGCCGGTGCTCATGGTCTTGTTAAAAAAGGAAATGCTATACAGATAATAGTAGGTTTATCAGTTCCTCAAGTAAAAGCTAAATTTGAAGAACTTTTAAAAACTAGCGAATAA
- a CDS encoding glycoside hydrolase has protein sequence MIKFVLVGAGSAQFGCDMLGDIFSTKSLEGSHVTLLDINPTALKKVYDYVKEFIELNKLNFTVDAATDRKEAFKNADFIISSIEVGDRFQLWDEDWKIPMQYGIHQVYGENGGPGGVFHSLRIIPPILDIVKDAMDICPNAYIFNFSNPMTAICTAVKRVYPNAKFIGMCHEIGWLHKWLPKILRMNYESLDIKAGGLNHFSCLLEIKDKKTGKDLYPDVLKNAHGYFEHEVGYSDLLKYAKENNAFSKTESFDHSIEEKLKGEFIWADRRLLKVILEKYKLLPITVDSHFGEYIAWAWDVVDHRGILDFYELYRTVLSKTEPKIELRVKERASSIINGIVTNESYVEEAVNILNDGLIEDLPNWIAVEVPAEISKDGVKGVKLNNVPKGYLSLLRNYVSVYDLTAEAAIHHKKEYAIQAILANPVVNVCKNIEEMVDRMIDSQKPYLDYLK, from the coding sequence ATGATTAAATTTGTTTTGGTTGGTGCAGGAAGTGCACAATTCGGATGTGATATGCTTGGAGATATTTTCTCTACTAAATCTTTAGAAGGTTCTCATGTTACATTATTGGATATTAATCCTACTGCTTTAAAAAAAGTATATGATTATGTTAAAGAGTTTATAGAATTAAATAAATTAAATTTTACAGTTGATGCTGCTACAGATAGGAAAGAGGCTTTTAAGAATGCTGATTTTATTATAAGTTCCATAGAGGTGGGAGATAGATTTCAATTATGGGATGAAGATTGGAAAATACCTATGCAGTATGGCATTCATCAGGTTTATGGAGAAAATGGAGGACCTGGAGGAGTATTTCACTCTTTAAGAATTATTCCTCCTATTTTGGATATAGTAAAAGATGCTATGGATATATGTCCTAATGCTTATATATTTAATTTTTCAAATCCTATGACTGCTATATGTACAGCTGTGAAAAGAGTTTATCCTAATGCTAAATTTATAGGTATGTGCCATGAAATAGGCTGGCTTCATAAATGGCTTCCAAAAATTTTAAGAATGAATTATGAGTCATTAGATATAAAAGCAGGAGGACTTAATCATTTCAGCTGCTTATTAGAAATTAAAGATAAAAAAACAGGAAAAGATTTATATCCTGATGTATTAAAAAATGCTCATGGCTATTTTGAGCATGAAGTAGGGTATAGTGATTTATTAAAATACGCTAAAGAAAATAATGCATTTTCAAAAACAGAAAGTTTTGATCACTCTATAGAAGAGAAATTGAAAGGTGAGTTTATATGGGCTGATAGGAGACTTTTGAAAGTAATATTAGAAAAATATAAATTATTACCTATAACAGTAGACAGCCATTTTGGAGAGTATATAGCTTGGGCTTGGGATGTGGTTGATCATAGAGGAATATTAGATTTTTATGAATTATATAGAACTGTACTTTCTAAAACAGAGCCTAAAATAGAATTAAGAGTAAAAGAAAGAGCTTCAAGCATAATAAACGGCATAGTTACAAATGAAAGTTATGTAGAAGAAGCTGTGAATATTTTGAATGACGGATTAATAGAAGATTTGCCTAATTGGATAGCGGTTGAAGTACCTGCTGAAATAAGCAAAGACGGAGTTAAAGGCGTAAAATTAAATAATGTTCCTAAAGGTTATTTATCACTTTTAAGAAATTATGTAAGCGTATACGATTTAACTGCTGAGGCTGCTATACATCATAAAAAAGAGTATGCCATACAGGCTATACTTGCTAACCCTGTTGTTAATGTATGTAAAAATATTGAAGAGATGGTTGATAGAATGATAGATTCTCAGAAGCCATATTTAGATTATTTAAAATAA
- a CDS encoding substrate-binding domain-containing protein, which yields MVQKDKVEHIAKILNIAETTVKRFFYCPEKLHSDTFRAIMSVLAQYYPEDLRTIVKSDYRDILFILSDHNLMIVSDIIKYLQKITLKYNISIRLYENSQNIPLNILINKNKKKWSDIRGIISLSTETEEITNDFLIPTVFINMPQQEYGLNIDVNDYLGGKLAIEHLYENDWKKPAFVGHYELNGDIVERYEGVKTACDNLNIECKLFTTYNFSMEESYNITKKILHDKTIDSIFYFCDQMAIGGIKAINEYGYEMGKDIGIIGFDNLEISEFLGLSSMDQKLYEKILYSIEYILFGNGKSFTEKSPIISYTPEVVARKSSLRI from the coding sequence ATGGTACAGAAAGATAAAGTCGAGCATATTGCTAAAATTCTGAATATTGCAGAAACGACTGTAAAAAGATTTTTTTATTGTCCGGAAAAACTGCATAGTGATACTTTCAGAGCAATAATGTCTGTTTTGGCACAATACTATCCTGAGGATTTAAGAACAATAGTAAAATCTGATTACAGAGATATACTATTCATATTAAGCGACCATAATCTAATGATAGTTTCTGATATAATTAAATATCTTCAGAAAATAACTTTAAAATATAATATTTCAATAAGGCTATATGAAAATAGTCAAAATATACCTTTGAATATATTGATTAATAAAAACAAAAAAAAATGGAGCGATATCAGAGGTATAATAAGTTTATCAACTGAAACTGAAGAAATTACAAATGACTTTTTAATACCCACAGTATTTATAAATATGCCGCAGCAGGAATACGGATTAAATATAGATGTCAATGATTATTTAGGAGGAAAGCTAGCTATAGAACATTTATATGAAAATGATTGGAAAAAACCTGCTTTTGTTGGGCATTATGAATTAAACGGAGATATAGTGGAAAGATACGAAGGCGTAAAAACAGCATGCGATAATCTAAACATAGAATGCAAACTATTTACTACATATAATTTTTCTATGGAAGAATCGTACAATATAACAAAGAAAATTTTGCATGACAAAACAATAGATTCTATTTTTTATTTTTGCGATCAAATGGCTATAGGAGGAATAAAGGCTATAAATGAATACGGATATGAAATGGGAAAAGATATAGGCATAATAGGATTTGATAATTTAGAAATATCAGAATTTCTAGGATTAAGCTCTATGGATCAGAAATTATATGAAAAGATTTTATATTCTATAGAATATATTTTATTTGGAAATGGAAAATCTTTTACAGAAAAATCTCCTATAATAAGTTATACTCCTGAGGTAGTAGCTAGAAAAAGCTCTTTAAGAATATAA
- a CDS encoding AAA family ATPase encodes MKLFCIISDKSHVGKTYISSHIVSSLKMLNKTICYYKPFVMEIRDNKLFDPEYIKNTTYLKASEIFVSYATNGNISPLHSINTKIDERDITDLIDENNNIYDYMVFESLPLYLPIKENYNFMDLILDIEKENEIHIIPIIEYDYNVIHSSLEQVELFYTRGFKIPFIIINVRKDVFVSANVIKYIASQIEPIKVHITEFDNEAGISKINNIKYPDMIKDLF; translated from the coding sequence ATGAAGCTCTTTTGTATTATATCTGATAAAAGCCATGTCGGTAAGACTTATATTTCTTCTCATATAGTGTCATCGTTAAAGATGCTTAATAAAACTATATGCTATTATAAACCTTTTGTGATGGAAATACGGGATAATAAATTATTTGATCCTGAATATATAAAAAATACAACATATCTAAAAGCTTCAGAAATATTTGTATCGTATGCTACTAATGGAAATATTTCTCCTCTTCACAGTATTAATACAAAAATAGATGAAAGAGATATTACGGATCTTATAGATGAAAATAATAATATTTACGATTATATGGTATTTGAATCATTGCCTTTATATTTACCTATAAAAGAAAATTATAATTTTATGGATTTGATACTTGATATAGAAAAAGAAAATGAAATTCATATAATACCTATTATAGAATATGATTACAATGTTATACATTCATCTTTAGAGCAGGTGGAATTATTTTATACTAGGGGATTTAAAATACCTTTTATTATTATCAATGTTAGAAAAGATGTATTTGTGTCAGCTAATGTTATAAAATATATAGCAAGTCAAATAGAGCCTATAAAAGTACATATAACTGAATTTGATAATGAAGCAGGAATATCAAAAATTAACAATATTAAATACCCTGATATGATTAAAGATTTATTTTAA
- a CDS encoding alpha-amylase/4-alpha-glucanotransferase domain-containing protein, producing MKTINLILGNHNHQPVGNFDFVFENTYKNAYKPFLDILEKYKDIKFNFHYTGCLLEWIEKNHPEHIKALKKLAEEKRIEIQSGGFYEPIMPSIPDKDKDIQIKKLNKYIEDNFSITPKGAWIAERVWEPTLVKNLAMNGIKYIMLDDSQFLTTGIDTKNMFGYFITDNENYKLNIFPISQELRYLIPFRDVENSIEYLKSIATEEGDRVVVLHDDGEKYGDWPGTQKWVYEDKWLEKFFDALTREKDTIITTTYSEYMERHAPTSRIYIPTGSYEEMLTWVLPAKVQDEFHLKQEELKKSEGNEIISRFMRGGFWRNYFSKYSESNRMNKRMILTSNMIGEITESNYKEKEEALSYLLKGQCNCPYWHGTFGGLYLNNLRHATYANLIKATSISLEKVYGRKYFLNHSLDFDMDGREEIMISCENAGLVFHTLSGSLIEWDLKKGNPINLIDCLKRREEAYHIAALRNSNNNQNNNEHVSIHEIAKKVDEKIAKYLVFDKNEKVFGVDHFLNKMPSAEEFQLLKYEENADFYNLHYDVLENLINKDYATVSFEKTSKVNGKDVHLIKRYIINNDGKFSVESIIENKSNEHIEFVYALENNITLLAGHEADRYYIGGDEKISDNLSDCGEYKGTVFGMADESYIKIKVLMEAVEETVFLYMPNFTISDAVDKLEMNYQNSTIVCCRNISLKAGEKVKYKIKLDVQYI from the coding sequence ATGAAAACTATTAATTTAATATTGGGTAACCATAATCATCAGCCGGTAGGAAATTTTGACTTTGTATTTGAGAATACATATAAAAATGCTTATAAGCCTTTTTTAGATATATTAGAAAAATATAAAGATATAAAATTTAATTTTCATTATACAGGCTGTTTATTAGAATGGATTGAAAAGAATCATCCGGAGCATATTAAAGCTTTGAAAAAACTTGCAGAAGAAAAAAGAATAGAAATTCAAAGCGGCGGTTTTTATGAACCTATAATGCCTTCAATACCTGATAAAGATAAAGATATACAAATAAAAAAATTAAATAAGTATATAGAAGATAATTTTAGTATTACTCCCAAAGGTGCTTGGATTGCTGAGAGAGTTTGGGAGCCTACATTAGTTAAAAATTTAGCTATGAATGGAATAAAATATATAATGCTTGATGATTCTCAGTTTTTAACTACAGGCATAGATACTAAAAATATGTTTGGCTACTTTATAACTGATAATGAAAATTATAAATTAAATATATTTCCAATATCACAGGAACTTCGTTATTTAATACCATTCAGAGATGTTGAAAATTCTATTGAGTATTTAAAATCAATAGCTACAGAAGAAGGAGACAGAGTTGTAGTTCTTCATGATGATGGGGAAAAATACGGAGATTGGCCGGGTACTCAGAAATGGGTATATGAAGATAAATGGCTTGAAAAGTTTTTCGATGCTCTTACAAGAGAAAAAGATACAATAATCACTACTACATACAGTGAATATATGGAGCGTCATGCACCTACATCAAGGATTTATATACCTACAGGCTCTTATGAAGAGATGCTTACTTGGGTGCTTCCTGCAAAAGTACAAGATGAGTTTCATTTAAAACAGGAAGAATTAAAAAAATCTGAAGGTAATGAGATTATAAGCAGATTCATGAGGGGCGGTTTCTGGAGAAATTATTTCAGTAAGTATTCTGAAAGCAACAGAATGAATAAAAGAATGATATTAACTTCAAATATGATAGGAGAAATTACAGAATCTAATTATAAAGAAAAAGAGGAGGCTTTAAGTTATTTATTAAAAGGTCAATGTAATTGTCCTTATTGGCATGGTACATTCGGAGGACTTTATTTAAATAATTTAAGACATGCTACTTATGCTAATTTAATTAAGGCAACTTCTATATCTTTAGAAAAAGTTTATGGAAGAAAATATTTTTTGAATCATAGTTTAGATTTTGATATGGACGGCAGAGAGGAGATTATGATTTCATGTGAAAATGCTGGATTGGTTTTCCATACTTTAAGCGGATCTTTAATAGAATGGGATTTGAAAAAAGGAAATCCTATCAATTTAATAGACTGTCTTAAAAGAAGGGAAGAGGCTTATCATATAGCTGCTTTGAGAAATTCTAATAATAATCAAAATAATAATGAGCATGTATCTATACATGAAATAGCAAAAAAAGTTGATGAGAAAATTGCTAAGTATTTGGTATTTGATAAAAATGAAAAAGTATTCGGAGTTGATCATTTCTTAAATAAAATGCCTTCTGCTGAAGAATTCCAATTATTAAAATATGAAGAAAATGCAGATTTTTATAATCTTCATTATGATGTTTTGGAAAATCTTATTAATAAAGACTATGCTACAGTATCTTTTGAAAAGACTTCAAAAGTGAATGGTAAAGATGTACATTTAATAAAAAGATATATAATAAATAATGACGGAAAATTTTCTGTTGAATCTATTATAGAAAATAAATCTAATGAACATATAGAATTTGTATATGCTTTGGAAAATAATATAACCTTGCTTGCAGGACATGAAGCAGACAGATATTATATAGGAGGCGATGAAAAAATTTCTGATAATTTATCAGACTGCGGAGAATATAAAGGCACAGTTTTTGGTATGGCTGATGAATCATATATAAAAATAAAGGTATTAATGGAAGCAGTAGAAGAAACAGTATTTTTATATATGCCTAATTTTACTATATCAGATGCAGTTGATAAACTTGAAATGAATTATCAAAATTCTACTATAGTATGCTGCAGGAATATATCCTTAAAAGCCGGAGAAAAAGTTAAATATAAAATAAAATTAGATGTTCAGTATATTTAA
- the glmS gene encoding glutamine--fructose-6-phosphate transaminase (isomerizing), with product MCGIVGYIGYNNKASDILMHGLTSLEYRGYDSAGISIVDSKNNIITFKSEGKLENLKNILKTKKNIESNIGIGHTRWATHGAPSDINAHPHFTEMLTLVHNGIIENYKDIKNDLIKKGYKFLSETDTEAAANLIDSLYEGDPLNAIKKALDIIEGSYAFAIIFKDDINKLYAVRKSAPLIAALGENENFLASDIPAILKYTNKYILIDDGDIAILEKNKITIYDENLKEKDYKVLEANWTVEQAEKCGYEHFMLKEINEQPKALLDTIEPRIVHGIPDFKRDGIEDESFWTFFDRVYIIGCGTAMHAAMIGKRLIEDNCRIPVECEIASEFRYKNPILTEKTLSIFISQSGETADTLAALNLVKEKGYKTLAIVNVHSSSIARNADYVIYTYAGPEISVASTKAYSVQMAIMYLITFKIISARKIKDNNYIKTLIKNLLNTIDSVNKVLTMNDEIKSLCYDYKEANSIFFIGRDLDYYQVMEGALKMKEISYIHCEAYAGGELKHGAISLITDNTPVIALAIQEKILSKMISNTKEVISRGANVLLFAKEGIDIDKDTYKKIVYLPKVEDMFMPIVSIVALQLLAYYTSVIRGCNVDKPRNLAKSVTVE from the coding sequence ATGTGCGGAATAGTAGGATATATAGGATACAATAACAAAGCATCAGATATACTAATGCATGGACTCACTTCTTTAGAATATAGAGGATATGATTCTGCAGGTATATCTATAGTTGATTCTAAAAATAATATTATCACATTCAAATCCGAAGGAAAACTTGAAAATTTAAAAAACATTTTAAAAACCAAAAAAAATATAGAGTCAAATATAGGTATAGGTCATACAAGATGGGCTACGCATGGAGCTCCTTCAGATATTAATGCACATCCTCATTTCACAGAAATGCTAACATTAGTGCATAATGGAATTATAGAAAATTATAAAGATATAAAAAATGACTTGATAAAAAAAGGATATAAATTTTTATCAGAAACGGATACAGAAGCTGCTGCCAATTTAATAGATTCATTATATGAAGGAGATCCTTTAAATGCTATAAAAAAGGCTTTGGATATTATAGAAGGCTCTTATGCATTTGCTATCATTTTTAAAGATGATATTAATAAATTATATGCCGTTAGAAAATCTGCTCCCTTAATAGCGGCTTTAGGTGAAAATGAAAATTTTTTAGCTTCAGATATACCGGCAATATTAAAATATACTAATAAATATATTTTGATAGATGATGGTGATATAGCTATTTTAGAAAAAAATAAAATAACAATATATGATGAAAACTTAAAAGAAAAAGATTATAAAGTGCTTGAAGCTAATTGGACTGTAGAACAAGCTGAAAAATGCGGATATGAACATTTTATGCTTAAAGAAATTAATGAACAGCCTAAAGCTCTTCTTGACACTATAGAACCTAGAATAGTGCATGGTATTCCCGATTTTAAGAGAGACGGGATTGAAGATGAAAGTTTTTGGACATTCTTTGACAGGGTCTATATAATAGGATGCGGAACGGCTATGCATGCTGCTATGATAGGAAAAAGACTCATAGAAGATAATTGCAGAATACCTGTAGAATGCGAAATAGCTTCTGAGTTCAGATATAAAAATCCTATACTTACAGAAAAAACTCTATCAATATTTATATCGCAATCAGGAGAAACTGCTGATACTTTAGCCGCTTTAAATTTAGTTAAAGAAAAAGGATACAAAACTTTAGCTATAGTAAATGTTCATAGTTCCTCTATAGCTAGAAATGCTGATTATGTTATATATACTTATGCAGGACCTGAAATATCTGTGGCTTCTACAAAAGCATATTCCGTACAGATGGCTATAATGTATTTGATAACTTTTAAAATAATATCAGCAAGAAAAATTAAAGATAATAATTATATAAAAACTCTTATAAAAAATTTACTTAACACTATTGATTCTGTGAATAAAGTTCTTACTATGAATGATGAAATAAAATCATTATGCTATGATTATAAAGAGGCTAACAGCATATTCTTTATAGGCAGAGATTTAGATTATTATCAGGTAATGGAAGGGGCTTTAAAAATGAAAGAGATTAGCTATATTCATTGCGAGGCTTATGCAGGAGGAGAACTCAAACATGGTGCTATATCACTTATAACTGATAATACTCCTGTGATAGCATTGGCAATACAGGAAAAAATTCTTAGTAAAATGATAAGCAATACAAAAGAAGTAATATCAAGAGGTGCTAATGTTTTGCTTTTTGCTAAAGAAGGTATTGATATAGATAAAGATACTTACAAAAAAATAGTATATCTTCCTAAAGTTGAGGATATGTTTATGCCTATAGTTTCCATTGTAGCATTACAGCTATTAGCTTATTATACATCTGTGATAAGAGGCTGCAATGTTGACAAACCTAGAAATTTGGCAAAAAGTGTTACAGTTGAATAA
- a CDS encoding deoxyguanosinetriphosphate triphosphohydrolase has translation MRTIRLDIETRERSFLSPAASFSADSKGTVYPREKDDIRTIYMQDRDRIVHSEYFRRLKDKAQVIMLSVGDFRTRLTHTLEVMQIARSIARALRLNEDLTEAIAFGHDLGHSPFGHAGEKAISKYFKGFHHSSHSLRVVEHLEKGKGLNLSFEVRDGIIKHTKGKNGKLLTDSSGPSTNEGMIVRISDTIAYANHDVDDAIRYGLLKYEDLPKDIVKILGTTYGERADTMIMGVIEASMEKMEIDIDEKVLKAINDLRAFMFKTVYESKSILEDVERVNRIISTIFEYLLKHKDIIEEDTLFKKADIPYNSDEELVKDYVAHLTDSEAISLHKKITYGKFNYI, from the coding sequence TTGAGAACTATAAGACTTGATATAGAAACCAGAGAAAGAAGTTTTTTATCTCCTGCTGCATCTTTTTCAGCTGACAGCAAAGGAACAGTATACCCTAGAGAAAAAGACGATATAAGAACTATTTATATGCAAGACAGAGACAGAATAGTACATAGCGAATATTTCAGACGCCTTAAAGATAAAGCACAGGTAATAATGCTTTCAGTTGGAGATTTCAGAACCAGACTCACTCATACTCTTGAAGTTATGCAGATAGCAAGAAGCATAGCAAGAGCTTTAAGACTCAATGAAGATTTAACAGAGGCTATTGCATTCGGACATGATCTCGGGCATTCACCATTCGGACATGCAGGAGAAAAGGCTATATCAAAATATTTTAAAGGTTTTCATCATTCTTCGCATTCTTTAAGAGTAGTAGAACATTTAGAAAAAGGAAAAGGGCTTAATTTAAGTTTTGAAGTACGAGACGGCATTATAAAGCATACTAAAGGAAAAAACGGAAAATTACTCACAGACTCATCAGGTCCTTCAACTAATGAAGGTATGATAGTCAGGATATCTGACACTATAGCTTATGCCAATCATGATGTTGATGATGCTATAAGATACGGACTTCTTAAATATGAAGATTTACCTAAAGATATAGTTAAAATTCTTGGCACTACTTATGGTGAGAGAGCTGACACTATGATTATGGGTGTTATAGAAGCTAGTATGGAAAAAATGGAAATTGATATTGATGAAAAAGTTTTAAAGGCTATTAATGATTTAAGAGCTTTTATGTTCAAAACTGTATATGAAAGCAAATCAATACTTGAAGATGTGGAAAGAGTAAATAGAATAATATCAACAATATTTGAATATTTATTAAAGCATAAAGATATAATAGAAGAAGATACTTTATTCAAAAAAGCAGATATTCCTTATAACAGCGATGAAGAATTAGTAAAAGATTATGTTGCTCATCTTACAGATTCTGAGGCAATATCTTTGCATAAAAAAATTACTTATGGAAAATTTAATTATATATAA